gggttctaggtcgcgcttgcgatgctgcgatgccgagaagggccaagcataaaagcactaggccacccgtctattggtggacggaggaaattgcgggtctgcgtgccgactgccatagggcaaggcgcaggatgcagaacgcgaggacccaagaagagcgaaggagaggtcaggcctcaaaccttcaggcggagaggtttgtgtggtcaaccccgagtctttatgataagaggtcgggtcccgagtcgtaagaggagggatcaggccccttaccaacaagaggaggggtacaagtggtcacctcgagtcattacgaggagaggtcagatttcaagtcgttagaggaaagATCGAGCCTTgagtcgtgcagaggagaggtaaacctcgagtcgatgcgaggaggggtcggatctcaagtcgttagaggagagatcaggcctcaagtcgcgaagaggagaggtttgtgtgggaatctcgagtcattgcgaggagatgtcggttctcaagtcgttagaggagagttcaggcgtcgagtcgtaaggatgagaggttttgctgaaagtggtctcgttaatgagtattgcctttgagcgcattagcgcgaatagacctcccactattgaagcatagtgtactaaacagttcgaggtgggaaccacgtctgcggccccaggtggagtttagggagtagggggtatacacggacacaaataacacacgacgtattacaggacacgacacttaacgtttttactaacggaaaaaggaattaaatttaccttttttgtcgaccggtttcgggctcgatgttgcccatctacaggacgatgtccgactgactagatgaaggaaaaacactaatacatgttcatactatccaatagtattcgtcgaagggtGGTCGGGTTGTTGGAAACTTGGTTTGAGCAGGTTGAAAAGCGGTGATATGATTGGAGCGTCATCCTCGTTCATAAGTGGCCTTTCCGATGTAGTGATATACATGGATTCCCATGCGTTTAAATGTGACGCTTTGcgtacacattttttgaacttaaccTTTCCCCAATCTATGTGATGATTAAGTTCTGACGCGTGGGCAGCTACACTTGATTCGTTGCTCCTGCTGTTATCTACTGCGTTTTTGTGCTCTTTGATTCTGGTTCTGAATTTCCGTCTGGTTTGCCCAATAGAGACGGCCGGGCAGTTTTAACATGGAATCTCATAAATTCCAGATCTCTCTTCCGGTAGCACTTTGTCTTTTAGAGAAACCAGTCGATCTTTCAAAGTGTTTGAACTTTTGTAAGCCACTTTCAGACCATGTTTAGAGAGAATCTTACAGATACTATTTGTCAGTGGTGGGTGGTACGGCAGGCTGACTCTTTGGGATTCATCTCTTTCTGGTTTGAATGTGGTTGCGTTGCTACGGAGCTTTTTTCTTTCGTGTTTTCGGAGGATTTTGCTGACGAATTCTTGATCGTATCCGTTTAATTCACCAGCCTGCaagattttttgcttttctagTTCGAATTCATGGCTCTCCATCGGTATGTTGTATAGACGGTGGGCCATCGAATGAAAGGCAGCTTGCTTTTGCGCTCCAAAATGGTTTGAATCAACCGTAATATAGCGATCTGTTGACGTGGGTTTACggtaaattccaaatttcaccGTGTTATCTTCTTTTCTAGAAATTAACAGGTCGAGGAATGGAAGTTTCCCATCAACTTCTTTTTCGACGGTAAATTTAATCGAACTATGCTGGTTG
This sequence is a window from Uranotaenia lowii strain MFRU-FL chromosome 3, ASM2978415v1, whole genome shotgun sequence. Protein-coding genes within it:
- the LOC129753098 gene encoding uncharacterized protein LOC129753098, translating into MRPISSNICTPTEKMAAWLVEEMRKYPVKHGKSVLNSVDLVENLKDFKVRRGEILVSFDVSALFPSVPISDALRSLRRHLERRRAPPNQIAAYVTIDEVCMNQNYFLFRGKFYKQTFGLSMGSKLSPLLAELFMSDFETDLEKRKKLFPRVWWRYVDDIFATVKERYLPQTLEVLNNQHSSIKFTVEKEVDGKLPFLDLLISRKEDNTVKFGIYRKPTSTDRYITVDSNHFGAQKQAAFHSMAHRLYNIPMESHEFELEKQKILQAGELNGYDQEFVSKILRKHERKKLRSNATTFKPERDESQRVSLPYHPPLTNSICKILSKHGLKVAYKSSNTLKDRLVSLKDKVLPEERSGIYEIPC